In Dermochelys coriacea isolate rDerCor1 chromosome 16, rDerCor1.pri.v4, whole genome shotgun sequence, one genomic interval encodes:
- the TMEM268 gene encoding transmembrane protein 268 isoform X2 — MACESQADGAEKQSPISYCGTHAGESSLHWVKEFHNGQVLMVLTASNTCSSTFFDMERCAEKLKTFGIQMTMDHWRNLIQNAILEPEVRRYMFYNSRAFGIAIAVIFYISIWANIYSTMQLYFFGCHWEVSILVTLAAIALTIVVILIIDQHQRKIHVNTDVRLAAANEVFMKHNLLLGVADAMDRHQNVLQLCFVHFNLEQCLHSLAGYITEQKRNHQSALRHNLDQFCVTVETVIQSDQGREEESSSEESPLLPNDKKGTLACSELLQLIPEGAPEVMAQQLLVIFSGYYIRLLISGQLPQVIMLRHVEHMNIPCLCQFIETNVLDTGHCWFKVR; from the exons AGTTCCACAATGGCCAAGTGCTTATGGTTCTCACTGCTAGCAATACCTGCTCTTCCACCTTCTTTGATATGGAGCGTTGTGCAGAGAAGCTGAAGACCTTTGGAATTCAG ATGACAATGGATCATTGGAGAAACTTAATTCAAAACGCCATTCTGGAACCTGAAGTAAGAAGATACATGTTCTACAACTCCAGAGCTTTTGGGATAGCCATTGCTGTG ATTTTCTACATCTCAATCTGGGCAAATATTTACTCAACCATGCAGCTGTATTTCTTTGGGTGCCACTGGGAAGTCAGCATTCTGGTGACATTGGCTGCCATAGCACTCACTATAGTTGTTATATTGATTATTGACCAACATCAAAGGAAG ATACATGTGAATACTGATGTGAGGCTGGCAGCTGCCAATGAAGTCTTCATGAAGCACAACTTACTTCTGGGGGTTGCAGATGCCATGGACAGGCATCAGAATGTTCTACAG CTTTGCTTTGTCCATTTCAACCTGGAGCAGTGTCTTCACTCCTTAGCAGGCTATATTACAGAACAGAAGAGAAACCACCAG TCAGCCCTGAGGCACAATCTGGACCAGTTCTGTGTCACTGTGGAGACAGTGATCCAGTCGGatcagggaagagaagaggagagttCGTCTGAAGAGTCACCTCTTCTACCCAATGACAAGAAAGGGACTCTGGCATGCAGTGAACTGCTCCAGCTCATTCCAGAGGGAGCTCCAGAG GTGATGGCCCAGCAGCTGTTGGTGATCTTCAGTGGCTATTACATCAGACTCTTGATCAGTGGTCAGCTCCCTCAGGTCATCATGTTAAGGCATGTGGAACACATGAATATCCCCTGCCTTTGCCAGTTCATAGAGACGAATGTGCTTGACACAGGACACTGTTGGTTCAAGGTCAGGTGA